The following proteins come from a genomic window of Nitrospirota bacterium:
- a CDS encoding Uma2 family endonuclease, giving the protein MTTALLEKEQTKKQYTYEDYEKLPEGAPYQLIGGELIMTPSPVPYHQIILRKIGYELVKFVEDKKLGEVLYAPLDVYLSETETYQPDIIFISKDRLNIIGEKKIEAAPDLVIEILSPSTAYYDLKHKKRIYEKSGVKEYWIVDPMEKGLEVYENVNGEFKLFSQAREKDRVKSKLLDGFGVELEKAF; this is encoded by the coding sequence ATGACCACGGCGCTGTTAGAAAAAGAGCAGACTAAAAAACAATATACCTACGAAGACTATGAAAAACTGCCGGAAGGTGCGCCCTATCAACTAATAGGAGGAGAATTAATTATGACGCCCTCACCTGTACCTTATCACCAGATTATATTAAGAAAAATTGGATACGAGTTGGTCAAATTCGTAGAGGACAAAAAACTTGGCGAGGTGCTTTATGCCCCACTGGACGTCTATCTCTCAGAGACCGAGACCTATCAGCCTGATATAATCTTTATCTCAAAGGACAGGCTCAATATCATAGGTGAAAAAAAGATAGAGGCCGCCCCTGACCTGGTGATAGAGATACTGTCCCCATCAACCGCATATTATGATTTAAAACACAAAAAGCGCATATACGAAAAATCAGGGGTAAAGGAATACTGGATAGTTGACCCTATGGAAAAGGGCCTTGAGGTCTATGAGAATGTCAATGGAGAATTCAAACTCTTTAGTCAGGCACGGGAGAAAGATAGAGTAAAGTCAAAACTCCTTGATGGGTTCGGGGTAGAGTTGGAGAAGGCCTTCTAA
- a CDS encoding tetratricopeptide repeat protein, with protein sequence MKKCEEMGTVLFSEKKSKKLILLGLIGIILLGAVLYSNILHAPFVFDDHSSIKENDSIRSIAESFKKISSNRYLTSLSFAVNYAAGGLNPFSYHLINNSIHILNALLVYYLVVLTFKTPYFSDKTPYFSEIIQTFEKSPHPPFSKGGRGGINLVAFASAFIFIAHPIQTQAVTYIAQRAASMAAMFYLLSLVIYIKWRLSAEQQTSRAAEQQSRSKTTTALLLYCASLISAILAMKSKETAFTLPVVIVLYEFSFFNKTSASQYATSNLRRFLYLLPILFTLLIIPLSMLNFTAPVETITQDINIQSRETVNITRTDYLLTQFRIIVTYLRLLVLPITQNFDYDYPIYNSFFEPNVFLSFLLLLSIFGIGVYLFHRSRLTVHSSQALNSELLTPNFRLIAFGIFWFFITLSVESSIIPIRDVIVEHRLYLPSIGFFIAAVLSVDYLFSNMRLKTALMAVIVLALSVGAYNRNTVWKDPQTLWEDVIAKAPNNARAYNNLGVELKNKGEFDKAIEQFEKSLKADKNYTSVFFNLGDVQYRLGNYEDAVVYLKKALTLKLNQQLHLDVLNKLGRTYSAMGQAENAIDAFKEAIKVYPTAVAPYNNLGVQYIKTGRFDLAIETLEKALKIREEPYIRANLSIAYAKKIEKT encoded by the coding sequence GTGAAGAAATGTGAAGAAATGGGGACGGTTCTATTTTCAGAGAAAAAAAGTAAGAAGCTTATTCTTTTAGGGCTGATAGGAATCATTTTACTCGGAGCAGTTCTTTACTCAAACATCCTCCATGCTCCTTTTGTTTTTGATGACCATAGCTCTATCAAAGAGAATGATTCAATAAGGAGCATTGCAGAATCATTTAAAAAAATATCAAGTAACAGGTATCTTACGTCGCTTAGTTTTGCTGTTAATTATGCGGCCGGGGGCTTGAATCCTTTCAGCTATCACCTTATAAATAATTCTATCCATATTTTAAATGCGCTATTGGTTTATTATCTTGTTGTCCTTACTTTTAAAACGCCTTACTTTTCAGATAAAACGCCTTACTTTTCAGAAATTATACAAACCTTTGAAAAATCCCCCCATCCCCCCTTTAGTAAAGGGGGGCGAGGGGGGATTAATTTAGTTGCCTTTGCGTCGGCCTTTATTTTCATTGCCCATCCGATACAGACACAGGCAGTGACATATATAGCTCAGAGAGCTGCCTCAATGGCAGCAATGTTTTATCTGCTTTCGCTGGTCATATATATCAAGTGGAGGCTGAGTGCAGAGCAGCAGACCAGTAGAGCAGCAGAGCAACAGAGCAGAAGTAAAACAACTACTGCGCTACTGCTCTACTGCGCCAGTCTCATTTCCGCCATTCTTGCAATGAAATCAAAGGAGACAGCGTTCACTTTGCCTGTTGTAATAGTCCTTTATGAATTCTCATTTTTCAATAAAACCTCAGCTTCGCAATATGCGACTTCCAACTTAAGAAGATTTCTTTACCTTTTGCCAATCTTGTTTACACTTCTGATAATTCCCCTTAGTATGCTGAATTTCACAGCTCCGGTGGAAACCATTACGCAGGATATAAACATCCAGTCAAGAGAAACAGTCAATATTACCAGAACAGACTATCTCCTGACTCAGTTCAGGATTATCGTGACATATCTTAGGCTATTGGTTTTACCTATAACCCAGAACTTTGATTATGATTACCCAATCTACAATTCCTTCTTTGAACCGAATGTATTTCTATCCTTCCTGCTTCTTTTATCCATTTTTGGCATTGGGGTTTATCTCTTTCATCGTTCACGGCTCACAGTTCACAGTTCACAGGCTCTTAACTCCGAACTCCTTACTCCGAACTTCCGACTAATTGCTTTCGGCATCTTCTGGTTTTTCATAACCCTATCTGTTGAGTCATCCATTATCCCGATAAGAGATGTTATAGTTGAGCACCGTTTATATCTTCCTTCTATAGGGTTTTTTATTGCTGCTGTGCTGTCTGTGGATTATCTTTTTTCTAATATGCGTCTCAAAACTGCTTTAATGGCTGTCATTGTGCTGGCATTATCCGTAGGCGCTTATAACAGAAATACAGTCTGGAAAGACCCTCAAACACTATGGGAGGATGTTATTGCAAAGGCGCCAAATAACGCAAGGGCGTACAATAATCTTGGGGTAGAATTAAAAAACAAGGGGGAATTTGATAAGGCAATTGAGCAATTTGAAAAATCACTGAAGGCAGACAAGAACTATACATCTGTTTTTTTTAATCTCGGCGATGTTCAATACAGGCTTGGGAATTATGAAGATGCAGTTGTTTATCTAAAAAAGGCATTAACCTTAAAATTAAACCAACAACTGCACTTAGATGTTCTCAATAAACTTGGAAGGACATACAGTGCAATGGGACAGGCCGAAAATGCAATTGATGCATTTAAAGAAGCAATAAAGGTTTACCCTACGGCGGTTGCTCCTTATAATAACCTTGGGGTTCAGTATATTAAGACCGGCAGATTTGACCTTGCAATTGAAACGCTGGAGAAGGCGTTAAAAATCAGAGAGGAGCCATATATTCGTGCCAATCTTTCAATTGCATATGCAAAGAAAATCGAAAAAACTTAA
- a CDS encoding glycosyltransferase family 2 protein, with the protein MDSLISVIILNYNGKDYIEECLDSVLAQTYEPLEIIVVDNASNDSSLEILKEKYSSKIKLIESNTNLGFAGGNNLALDYAKGEFIALLNNDAVADRRWIEEFMSAVSRCDGTFGMWASKILFYDDREIIDTAGHLIYPDGLNRGRGKGEKDKGQYDKEEEVFFPSGCAAIYRKEMLDIIGFFDPDFFAYGDDTDLGMKARIAGWKCIYVPKSVVCHHSSAASGKYSPLKAYLVERNRLWVLIKYFPLRYILLSPFYTVLRLILQLYGALTGKGAAGRFTEEYSFLMLAGVFIKAYFDAVLGLPGMIRKRLRMNRIKHAGAKEFALWLKKFRISAAEIALKE; encoded by the coding sequence ATGGATTCATTAATCTCAGTAATAATTCTTAATTATAATGGAAAAGATTACATAGAAGAATGCCTCGATTCTGTTCTTGCTCAGACCTATGAGCCTCTGGAGATTATCGTTGTTGACAATGCATCCAACGACAGTTCTCTGGAAATATTAAAAGAAAAATATTCATCGAAGATTAAGCTCATTGAAAGTAATACCAACCTTGGTTTTGCCGGAGGGAATAATTTGGCATTAGATTATGCGAAAGGAGAGTTTATTGCACTTCTTAACAATGATGCTGTTGCGGACAGGAGATGGATAGAGGAATTTATGTCTGCGGTTAGCAGGTGCGATGGGACCTTCGGCATGTGGGCCAGCAAGATACTTTTTTATGATGACCGTGAGATTATAGATACAGCCGGCCATCTTATATATCCTGATGGCCTGAACAGGGGGCGCGGCAAGGGAGAAAAGGATAAAGGACAATATGATAAGGAAGAGGAAGTTTTTTTCCCGAGTGGCTGCGCGGCCATATATCGCAAAGAGATGCTGGATATTATCGGTTTTTTTGACCCTGATTTTTTTGCATATGGAGACGATACTGATTTAGGGATGAAAGCAAGGATTGCAGGCTGGAAGTGCATTTATGTGCCGAAGTCCGTCGTCTGCCACCATTCATCTGCTGCAAGCGGAAAATATTCACCATTGAAGGCATATCTCGTAGAAAGAAACAGATTGTGGGTCTTAATAAAATATTTCCCGTTGAGATATATACTGCTTAGTCCTTTTTATACGGTATTAAGATTGATACTGCAGCTCTATGGCGCACTGACCGGAAAGGGAGCAGCAGGAAGGTTTACCGAGGAGTATTCATTTTTAATGCTTGCCGGTGTTTTTATAAAAGCGTATTTTGATGCAGTGCTGGGATTGCCTGGGATGATAAGGAAAAGACTGAGAATGAACAGGATTAAACATGCCGGCGCCAAAGAATTTGCTTTATGGCTAAAAAAGTTCAGGATAAGCGCTGCGGAGATTGCGTTAAAGGAATGA
- a CDS encoding cobalamin B12-binding domain-containing protein, producing the protein MKVLLIQPPARHIAREDIVVPPLGIAYLAAVLERKGHKVCVLDAFAEMLDFNSLEERVKLLSPDAVAITGMTPVIDSAYRVAKIARRYARYVIIGGPHVSVAGAKVFEQCPDLDYAVQGEGEISFPLLVEALERNKDISNVPGVITRDFSNPPSPLIGELDSLPFPARHLLPNERYRYILSSGKVTTMFTSRGCPYHCVFCDKAVFGSKWRARSAANVLDEIELVRRDYGIDSIIFYDDLFTLDKKRVLEICRGIIDRELKIEWKCEGRVNLADKEALAWMKKAGCSMIAYGVESGNQKGLDYLNKGTTVEQIRNAFELTKRAGIRPMAYFVLGIPVETYDDELRTIGFAKEIKPAYAQFSVLSPVLGTKLYDDAVRMGWYKEVEAKNPMDKDVNRPAIINENWDEEKLVRILREAHRRFYMSPWYIMERIKEATSLKDFIRKAMAGFKLFMWYLRSKTGKRQED; encoded by the coding sequence ATGAAGGTTCTTCTTATACAGCCTCCAGCCAGACATATTGCCAGGGAAGATATTGTTGTTCCTCCACTGGGCATAGCGTATCTCGCGGCTGTGCTGGAAAGAAAGGGACACAAGGTTTGTGTTCTGGATGCCTTTGCCGAGATGCTTGATTTTAATTCTCTTGAAGAAAGAGTAAAGTTACTCTCTCCAGATGCTGTTGCTATTACAGGCATGACGCCTGTAATAGATAGTGCATACAGGGTTGCAAAAATAGCAAGAAGATATGCGCGTTACGTAATAATAGGCGGCCCTCACGTATCTGTTGCTGGCGCTAAGGTATTTGAGCAATGTCCTGATTTAGATTACGCGGTACAAGGCGAAGGTGAAATCAGTTTCCCGCTTCTGGTAGAAGCGTTGGAACGCAATAAGGATATAAGCAATGTCCCCGGGGTTATTACCAGAGACTTCAGCAATCCGCCTTCTCCCTTAATAGGCGAGCTTGACAGCCTGCCTTTTCCTGCAAGGCATTTGCTGCCGAATGAGAGATACAGATATATATTGTCATCAGGAAAAGTTACAACAATGTTTACATCAAGAGGATGCCCGTACCATTGTGTGTTCTGTGATAAGGCTGTTTTCGGCTCTAAGTGGAGGGCGAGGAGCGCGGCAAATGTCCTTGACGAAATAGAACTTGTGAGAAGAGATTACGGAATTGACTCAATAATCTTTTATGACGATTTATTCACTCTTGATAAGAAAAGAGTTCTGGAAATATGCCGGGGAATTATTGACAGGGAACTTAAGATTGAATGGAAGTGCGAGGGCAGGGTAAATCTGGCAGATAAAGAGGCTCTCGCATGGATGAAGAAAGCAGGCTGTTCGATGATAGCCTATGGGGTTGAGAGCGGGAATCAGAAAGGGCTTGATTACCTGAATAAGGGCACAACAGTTGAACAGATAAGAAATGCATTTGAGTTGACAAAAAGGGCTGGCATAAGGCCTATGGCATATTTTGTTTTAGGGATTCCCGTTGAGACGTATGACGATGAGCTGAGGACAATAGGCTTTGCAAAGGAAATAAAACCTGCGTATGCGCAGTTCAGTGTTCTGTCACCTGTGCTGGGCACAAAACTCTATGATGATGCTGTTAGAATGGGGTGGTATAAAGAAGTTGAGGCAAAAAACCCTATGGACAAGGACGTTAACAGGCCGGCTATAATAAATGAAAACTGGGATGAGGAAAAATTAGTCCGCATCCTGAGGGAGGCGCACAGAAGGTTTTACATGAGTCCATGGTATATAATGGAGAGAATTAAAGAAGCAACAAGTTTGAAAGATTTCATCAGAAAGGCAATGGCAGGATTTAAGCTCTTCATGTGGTATTTGAGAAGTAAGACAGGCAAGAGGCAAGAGGATTAA
- a CDS encoding winged helix-turn-helix transcriptional regulator gives MNVQDLNGRNSETPDTYKSLLLLDEISKWEPMSQRDLSKKLNVALGLVNSYIKNLVSKGYITIKTIPSKRYAYYLTSKGFAEKTRLTYHHLQNFTNLYREARRDFKELFSNLYKEGVKSVVFAGADESAEIAYLSLQEFDIRFAGIVDIERAGKDFFKYKIMPLEKIKEIDADFVIVSSFMKRDEVYRKLIEEGIYPEKVKCIFTLTYKSPNALNNESGRK, from the coding sequence ATGAACGTTCAGGATTTGAACGGCAGGAATAGCGAAACTCCTGATACTTATAAGTCACTCCTGCTCCTTGATGAAATCTCAAAATGGGAGCCCATGTCGCAGCGTGACCTTAGCAAGAAACTCAACGTAGCCCTCGGTCTTGTAAATTCATATATAAAAAATCTTGTTTCAAAGGGCTATATAACCATAAAGACGATACCTTCAAAAAGATATGCTTACTATCTCACATCGAAAGGTTTTGCAGAAAAAACGCGGTTAACATATCACCATTTACAGAACTTCACAAATCTCTACAGGGAAGCCAGAAGAGATTTTAAGGAGTTATTCAGCAACCTGTATAAAGAGGGCGTGAAGAGCGTTGTTTTTGCAGGCGCAGACGAGTCTGCAGAGATAGCATATCTTTCCTTGCAGGAGTTTGATATAAGGTTTGCAGGGATTGTTGACATAGAGCGCGCGGGCAAAGATTTCTTCAAATACAAAATAATGCCGCTTGAAAAGATAAAGGAGATCGATGCTGATTTTGTGATTGTGAGTTCATTTATGAAGAGAGATGAGGTTTATAGGAAGCTTATAGAAGAAGGTATCTATCCGGAAAAAGTGAAGTGCATATTCACGCTGACGTATAAAAGCCCTAATGCCTTGAATAATGAATCCGGGAGAAAATAA
- a CDS encoding DegT/DnrJ/EryC1/StrS family aminotransferase, producing the protein MRKKFLVFGSPMIEQPEIDEVVASLKSGWIGTGPKVHKFEGMFKEYKGRRFAIALNSCTSALHLSMLVIGIKPGDEVIVPAMTFAATANAVIHTGGIPIFADCEKDTMNIDPEDIERKITSKTKAIIPVHFAGRAGNMDAIMNIAKRHNMRVIEDCAHAIESEYKGKTTGTFGELGCFSFYVTKNIVTGEGGMVITDNEDYANKIKILALHGMSKDAWRRFSDEGYKHYQVVYSGFKYNMMDIQAAIGIHQLPRIEKYWKRRQKIWNRYNEAFKDLPVFTPAPVEPNTRHAYHLYTLLLDIDNLKITRDKFLDEMTKQNIGIGVHYIALHLHPYYQNTYGYKRGDFPNAEWISDRTVSLPISAKLTDEDVEDVIEAVSAIIVNL; encoded by the coding sequence ATGAGAAAAAAGTTTTTAGTATTTGGAAGTCCAATGATAGAACAGCCAGAAATAGACGAGGTGGTTGCCTCTTTGAAGTCTGGTTGGATCGGTACAGGACCGAAAGTTCACAAGTTTGAAGGAATGTTCAAGGAGTATAAGGGGAGGAGATTTGCCATAGCATTAAACTCTTGTACATCTGCATTACACCTTTCTATGCTCGTCATAGGAATAAAACCCGGGGATGAAGTTATTGTTCCAGCAATGACATTTGCAGCAACAGCCAACGCAGTTATACATACAGGCGGAATTCCTATTTTTGCTGACTGCGAAAAAGATACGATGAACATTGATCCAGAAGATATCGAGCGAAAGATTACTTCAAAAACAAAGGCTATAATTCCAGTTCATTTTGCAGGTCGGGCAGGTAATATGGATGCCATAATGAATATTGCTAAAAGGCATAATATGAGAGTAATAGAAGATTGCGCACATGCTATAGAATCAGAGTATAAAGGTAAAACGACAGGTACTTTTGGAGAATTGGGTTGTTTTAGCTTTTATGTCACAAAAAATATTGTGACTGGGGAAGGGGGAATGGTTATTACAGATAATGAAGATTACGCTAATAAAATTAAGATATTGGCGCTTCACGGAATGAGTAAAGACGCATGGAGGAGATTCAGTGATGAGGGATACAAACATTATCAAGTGGTTTATTCAGGATTTAAATATAACATGATGGATATTCAGGCAGCGATTGGAATTCACCAATTGCCCAGGATAGAGAAATATTGGAAACGGAGGCAGAAAATATGGAACAGATACAATGAAGCCTTTAAGGATTTACCAGTTTTTACCCCTGCACCAGTAGAACCAAATACTCGTCACGCTTATCATTTATATACTCTACTGCTTGATATAGACAACTTAAAAATTACCAGAGATAAATTTTTAGATGAAATGACAAAACAAAATATTGGGATTGGCGTGCACTATATTGCTTTGCACTTGCATCCTTATTATCAAAATACTTACGGTTATAAAAGAGGTGATTTTCCAAATGCAGAATGGATTTCAGACAGGACAGTCTCTCTCCCTATTTCAGCAAAGCTGACAGATGAGGATGTGGAGGATGTGATAGAGGCAGTAAGTGCTATCATTGTAAATCTATAA
- a CDS encoding oligosaccharide flippase family protein yields MNLAKESFYTLVFQISGFICATVAGIIIARALGPSNKGIVAIALLYPSFFFTIFNLTFGLSIMHHMGKMEYGVKTFSGSALIILIAMSVLSMSVFFVTVGLFRETLYKGIEIKYLTITGISVPFYLMLYYFSSILQGSMDIKGYNISNQLSSFSNLFFILIFIFLWRFTALEAVIAGISGIVLGGVFSLCKAIKRAGGISFNKKLAGVLIKDGAKIHLGAIATFIFNQASFFILNYYAVPSEVGYYSVAFSLANIIFFFSISLEIGLYPKMAHATMEEAVELIQVATRQILLITALAALIMAAFSKYIVLIYGGEAFLPSVTPLILLLPGVVMFVIPKILSTLWVRKGWFLPLTFIATGMAVLSLILNLLLISGFGAKGAAIATTMTYALSSFIGLLLYWKYISRDISSLFIPKRADFTIYREILAVFKR; encoded by the coding sequence ATGAACCTCGCAAAAGAGAGTTTCTATACACTTGTATTTCAGATTTCAGGCTTTATATGCGCAACTGTTGCAGGGATAATTATAGCAAGAGCATTAGGACCTTCTAATAAAGGAATAGTCGCTATAGCACTTCTTTATCCATCGTTTTTTTTTACTATATTCAATCTCACTTTTGGACTGAGCATAATGCACCACATGGGCAAAATGGAATATGGTGTAAAGACCTTCTCTGGCAGTGCACTGATTATTTTAATCGCGATGAGTGTTTTATCTATGTCTGTTTTCTTTGTTACTGTTGGCCTTTTCAGAGAAACTCTTTACAAGGGAATAGAGATAAAGTATCTAACAATTACAGGTATTTCAGTCCCTTTTTATCTAATGCTTTATTACTTTTCTTCGATACTTCAAGGAAGTATGGACATTAAAGGATATAACATATCTAATCAGCTTTCATCATTCTCGAATCTTTTTTTTATATTAATATTTATTTTTTTGTGGAGATTTACAGCATTGGAGGCAGTAATTGCCGGAATAAGTGGAATCGTGTTAGGGGGGGTATTTTCTCTCTGTAAGGCAATTAAAAGAGCAGGAGGAATTTCTTTTAATAAAAAACTTGCTGGTGTCCTTATAAAAGACGGAGCAAAGATTCACTTAGGCGCAATAGCTACTTTTATATTTAATCAGGCCAGTTTTTTTATACTCAATTATTATGCGGTACCATCTGAAGTTGGTTATTACTCTGTTGCATTTAGCCTTGCAAATATCATTTTTTTCTTTTCCATATCTCTGGAAATAGGGCTTTATCCAAAAATGGCACATGCTACCATGGAAGAAGCAGTTGAGCTTATTCAAGTAGCAACAAGACAAATACTTCTTATAACAGCTTTAGCCGCTCTGATTATGGCGGCTTTTTCAAAATACATAGTTTTGATTTATGGCGGAGAAGCGTTTCTTCCATCTGTAACCCCTCTAATTTTACTTCTGCCAGGAGTGGTGATGTTTGTAATCCCTAAGATACTTTCAACCCTCTGGGTACGTAAGGGATGGTTTTTACCGCTCACATTTATTGCAACAGGTATGGCTGTTTTAAGTCTTATACTAAATCTTTTACTTATATCAGGATTTGGAGCAAAAGGTGCAGCTATTGCAACGACCATGACGTATGCACTGTCAAGTTTTATCGGACTGCTCTTGTACTGGAAATATATAAGCAGAGACATATCGAGTCTTTTTATTCCTAAACGTGCAGACTTTACGATTTATCGAGAAATATTAGCTGTATTTAAAAGATGA
- a CDS encoding GNAT family N-acetyltransferase, with product MKIKMLSKEEWLEILEKCPDATFFATPEWAEVVEKTYDYKNVTKLFVFEDGQKVLCPLVRTNKVYGIFSQHLSVPFHNYGGFFSNEEISEIKVEKIIKYLTNGLTMGVTICPHPLSRVKYPAEYIADKYSTHILDLIQGFEYIWFEYEDKDQARKARKEGVTIRLGETINDFRIYDEMYSDSAKRWGLKECQPLKLYENLYNLGSNRINLWLARHNEKDIAGIILGYFNEIVVYWGGAFLYEYGRLRPNNLLMIEAIKDACEKGYRYFDFLPSAGIEGVEKFKENFGAEKHEYFAYNFQGKLLNMLRKFKGLQS from the coding sequence ATGAAAATAAAAATGCTATCTAAAGAAGAATGGTTAGAGATATTGGAGAAGTGTCCTGATGCGACTTTTTTTGCAACGCCTGAGTGGGCAGAGGTTGTTGAAAAAACCTATGACTATAAGAACGTTACAAAACTATTTGTATTTGAGGATGGGCAGAAAGTGCTATGCCCTCTTGTGAGGACTAATAAAGTGTATGGTATTTTTTCTCAACATCTCTCTGTGCCGTTTCATAATTATGGAGGTTTTTTTTCAAATGAAGAAATTTCAGAGATAAAAGTGGAAAAAATAATAAAATACCTTACAAACGGCCTCACAATGGGCGTGACTATTTGTCCCCATCCACTTTCGCGAGTTAAGTATCCAGCGGAATACATCGCGGATAAGTATTCAACACATATTTTAGATCTCATTCAGGGCTTTGAGTACATATGGTTTGAGTATGAAGATAAGGATCAGGCAAGGAAGGCAAGGAAGGAAGGAGTGACAATCAGGTTAGGAGAAACTATTAATGACTTCAGAATATACGATGAAATGTATTCTGATTCTGCTAAGCGTTGGGGTTTGAAAGAATGTCAACCTCTTAAGCTTTATGAAAATCTCTATAATTTAGGAAGCAACAGGATAAATCTCTGGCTTGCAAGGCATAATGAAAAGGATATAGCAGGTATAATACTTGGATATTTTAATGAGATAGTTGTTTACTGGGGAGGAGCCTTTTTGTACGAATATGGGAGGCTCAGACCAAATAACCTTCTTATGATTGAAGCGATAAAGGATGCATGTGAAAAAGGGTATAGATATTTTGATTTCCTTCCAAGTGCAGGAATTGAAGGGGTGGAGAAGTTTAAGGAGAATTTTGGGGCAGAAAAACATGAATATTTTGCTTATAACTTTCAAGGAAAATTATTAAATATGCTAAGGAAGTTTAAAGGATTACAGTCTTAA
- a CDS encoding radical SAM protein, with protein sequence MVLKFKKYITYQANKFRKDTMQIIREKLLINVTPEYPSEVYIEITNNCNLNCVMCPRRHLNRKLGDMNFDLFKKCIDEISQFNPQPSVLLTFLGEPLMHKKVLDMVRYSKGKGLNASLISNGCLLNKEIADALIEMQLDRITFSIDAVTQGTYDKIRINSDFNRVQENINYLIDKKKKLNAQFPIIQTSMVIQEENQSEYEDFIDTWIDKVDQVYFQRVFEDREGGIGRQISARDAFQLDKGKKKPCYYLWQLMVVYCDGQVTTCPPDDFGILTMGDVTTQSLYDIWHSEQYNRLRRKHIRNDIKDKKPCLGCDYWRGYVLKSEKVNFRGRSLVKSENSLCIAYTKRKRSYGI encoded by the coding sequence ATGGTTTTAAAATTCAAAAAGTATATTACATATCAAGCAAATAAATTTAGAAAAGACACTATGCAAATAATTCGTGAAAAATTATTAATTAATGTTACTCCTGAATATCCTTCTGAGGTTTATATTGAGATAACGAACAATTGTAACCTAAATTGTGTCATGTGCCCACGACGCCATTTAAATCGTAAACTCGGGGATATGAACTTTGATCTCTTCAAAAAATGCATTGATGAAATCAGTCAGTTCAATCCCCAACCATCAGTCTTGTTGACATTTCTTGGAGAGCCATTGATGCATAAGAAAGTTCTGGATATGGTTAGATACTCAAAGGGGAAGGGATTAAATGCAAGCTTAATATCAAATGGCTGCCTTCTGAATAAGGAGATTGCGGATGCACTTATTGAGATGCAACTCGACCGTATTACCTTTAGCATAGATGCTGTTACTCAAGGGACTTACGACAAAATAAGAATAAATTCAGATTTCAATCGTGTTCAGGAAAATATTAACTACTTGATTGATAAAAAGAAAAAGTTGAACGCTCAATTTCCGATAATTCAAACATCAATGGTTATACAGGAAGAAAATCAGAGTGAATATGAAGATTTTATTGATACATGGATTGACAAAGTGGACCAAGTCTATTTTCAAAGGGTATTTGAAGACAGAGAAGGCGGAATTGGAAGACAGATATCCGCAAGAGATGCGTTTCAACTGGATAAAGGAAAAAAGAAGCCTTGCTATTATCTATGGCAATTGATGGTTGTATATTGTGACGGGCAGGTGACTACATGTCCGCCGGACGACTTTGGAATATTGACGATGGGTGATGTTACAACGCAATCTTTATATGATATTTGGCACTCTGAACAATATAACAGGCTTCGCCGTAAACATATAAGAAATGATATAAAAGATAAAAAACCCTGTTTAGGATGTGATTACTGGCGTGGATATGTTCTTAAAAGCGAAAAAGTAAATTTCAGGGGCCGGAGTCTCGTGAAAAGTGAGAATTCCCTGTGTATTGCCTACACAAAGAGAAAGAGATCATATGGAATTTGA